The following coding sequences are from one Canis lupus baileyi chromosome 19, mCanLup2.hap1, whole genome shotgun sequence window:
- the LOC140611355 gene encoding olfactory receptor 7C1-like → MEQRNQSRVSQFILLGLSEVGELQPLLFWLFFSMYLITFSGNLLIILAIVMDSHLHTPMYFFLSNLSFVDICFTSTTVPKMLLNIQTQSKVITYEGCLSQMYFFMLFGGLDNFLLTVMAYDRFVAICHPLYYMVIMNPKFCGILLLACWLLSVMDSLLHDLMVFQLSFCTQLEIPHFFCELKQMIQLACSDTFLNNLAIYLASGLLGVLPLIGILFSYSRIVASILKISSSGGQYKAFSTCGSHLSVVSLFYGTGFGVYLSSTALRNSRASAIASVMYTVVTPMLNPFIYGLRNRDLKQALRKLFS, encoded by the coding sequence AtggaacaaagaaatcaaagccGCGTTTCACAATTTATCCTCCTGGGACTTTCAGAGGTGGGAGAACTACAGCCACTGCTCTTTTGGCTGTTCTTTTCCATGTACCTGATCACCTTCAGTGGGAACCTGCTCATCATCCTGGCCATTGTCATGGACTCCCACCTCCACacacccatgtacttcttcctctccaaCCTGTCCTTTGTAGACATCTGTTTCACCTCTACCACCGTCCCCaagatgctgctgaacatccaGACACAGAGCAAAGTGATCACCTATGAAGGCTGCCTCAGCCAGATGTATTTTTTCATGCTGTTTGGAGGATTAGACAACTTTCTCTTGACAGTGATGGCCTATGACCGGTTTGTGGCCATCTGTCACCCCCTGTACTACATGGTCATCATGAATCCCAAGTTCTGTGGCATCCTGCTTCTGGCATGCTGGTTATTGAGTGTTATGGACTCTCTATTACATGACTTAATGGTTTTCCAATTGTCTTTCTGTACACAGTTAGAAATCCCTCActttttctgtgaacttaaaCAGATGATCCAACTTGCTTGCTCTGATACCTTCCTCAATAACCTGGCAATTTATCTTGCAAGTGGACTTCTGGGGGTTCTTCCACTCATTGGTATCCTTTTCTCTTATTCTAGAATTGTAGCttccattttgaaaatttcatcTTCTGGGGGCCAGTATAAAGCATTTTCCACATGTGGGTCTCACCTTTCAGTCGTTTCCTTATTCTATGGTACAGGATTTGGAGTGTATCTTAGTTCTACTGCTTTGCGAAACTCCAGAGCAAGTGCCATAGCCTCGGTGATGTACACAGTGGTCACTCCCATGCTGAACCCCTTTATCTATGGTCTGAGGAACAGAGACTTAAAGCAGGCCTTAAGAAAACTCTTTAGCTGA